In Corticium candelabrum chromosome 1, ooCorCand1.1, whole genome shotgun sequence, the genomic stretch ACAGAAGCGTTGACAACTGGCCACGCATACGCTTACAACAAAGGCGTGTAGATACATCTACAGTACTCTTTGTATATCTAAGTGCATGGGTCTGTATACCGTAGGTATACAAATAGGTATGTCTGAGAAACTATGGTCGTCCGGTATGCATGCAGGATATACACGTAGAAGTCGGAGAAGTCATGTGTAGCAAGTTGTAGGAGCTATTACGTATTGTGTGTAGCACATTTTCTGTAGGAACCAGCTATAGCTATACTGTATTGTGTCTAACCCAGTTTCGTTAACTAATAAAATCTGAAAGCCATATACACCTAGGGTTATCTAATTTATTCAGTGCCACTTTATCTAATTTTGGACGTCGCGCACAAAACGAACGAGGCACGCTTTGTGACCGCAGTGTCTTTCTATTATTGTGAAACTTTCTTTTGTGCGTGTTCGATCCCAGAATACGCACGCATTGTGGTTTCTAGTAGTGTGGCCTCTCTAGCCTGCTCGTATCCTATATATACACGTCCACTGACTGCTGCAACAGCAAGAGTCTAGTCCTCGCTCGCAGCAAGTGCTCGTTCGTCTGAAAGCTGCGTCTTCACTATGCTGCAACGTATTGTGTGCGCCTTTATGATTGTGATGTCGATCACAAGCACGGCCGCCGCCGCTCAGGCTCAGGCGGTTAAGAAGTGCTGCTCTGCACGACCTCTCTTGAAGAAGTTCGGTCCCGGTTAGTTTCTCAGCACGCGTAGCTTAtgatacagtatatatatatatatatatatatatacaaatagcGCGAATCTAAcggtatgtttgtctgtaaggACCGAATGGGAAGCCGGTCACCGTCGACGTTGGTCAGTGTGCTGGTTCTTGCACGAGTTCGCAGTTTTATTGGGACTCTAAACCAATCGGTGGCGACGACCGGTACACTGGACAGGAACCGTCGTCGCCTAGCCCGTTGTTTCTCGCCAGTTCGTACTTGACCGGTCGACCGCTCAATTTGTTCTTCGACTCGACGCCCATTCCGATCGACCGCATATTTGGTCACACGATCAAATTACCGTTTAACTGTCGAGACGTAACTCGCATTAAACTCAAGTTTTGCCTCAATGCGTCGAGGAGTTCTCTGACGACTACGGATCACATCGCAATCTGGGACCCCCAACCGGGCAACGACCTGGCTTTATGGGCGCCGCGCTTGACGACACTGTACGGTCAATGGAATCCGAACGACAACGGCTGCCTCGAGCAAACGTTTTCGGCCGGTGACTTGACGGGGGTTGTTGAATACGTCAACACGTACAGAGAGCTGAACGTTGGCGTGGACGACGATACCGGCGTGAACTACCTTCAATTGCAAGTATGGTACGACAGATTGCCGAAAGTCTGTCAACCTGCCAAGACGACAAAGGTGAAGGTCGCTCTTGCAACGGGAGTGCAAACCGTCGACAAGATATTGGAGTGCGAGTGTTCTACGAGCAAGGTCGGACCGTGCAGTCGCAAGCCAAAGCCCAAATTGGAGGTCTTCTTTCACAACTCCGTTTTCGAACAGACCGTCGACGTCGGACGGTGCGTCGGCCATTGCAGCTTCGTTTTTGTACCGTGGTGGCCAGCAGAGAAATCGTACGACGTCGTCGTCTTGGCTACCGATCCTACAAATGCCACAAGGAAAATAAACCAAACAATACTCGGTGAGAATAACTAGgacacacacattgatttGAACCCAGAAGTCTATTAATTTGTCTTGATGCTTCTACAGCTCCACAGAGAGACCTGAAGTGTCAGCCGTACAGAACAAAAGAAGTGACCATCCGTGGACCGAACGGTTCGTATCTTAGCTTACATTTCCTAGTGCAATGTGACGTCACGTGCACTGTTTCGACCGTCTTGTTGCTGCAGGACCAATCTGCGTCGAGATGATTGACGAATGCCGATGCAACGACAACTGCTATAAAATGGCTCACTTTCAAGAGTTCGTTGAAGTAATTCGACTAAACAACCAACTCACCGCAGAACGACGTCGGGTAAGTCGAATCTCAGAGCAAATATGACAGAAGCCGGTCTGTATGCTACAGCCGGTACCCATGCACCGCGGTCACGTGGAAACGTTTTGTCCAATAGCAATTTTTCTTAATATTGATttgcgagcgaagcgagcgaGTTTTCTCTACGTCATGGGAGCACTCTGAATGTCCGTTGTCTGTGCGTCACTACTCCTACACCCTGGGTGAATCGTTTAGGAATTGATAAATTCGAATCGATCTTTCCTAGTTTTGAAGAAGGTAAACATAAATAGCTTAcgtcatgtgacgtcatcattgGAGACGTTTGTATGAAAACTATGCTCACTTATGTGCGCTGCATCACCCCTACACCCAGGGGACAGCTGTCGGGTGGGAATGAAATGAGCACGCATTATTACTTTAGTTAGGATGTTATTTCATATGGTCGTTTATTGCAAAAATTGTTATGTCAAGACTAAGCGGCGTGTTCTGTTCTCTCTTTTAGATTTTCAACATCGGCAAGTGTGTCGGCGCGTGTAGCAATGACGGGCGAGACGATGGCGTCATGTATCTGGATGACGACTGTCCTTTCAAGTGCATCCCCACACGATACATCAATCACAAACCGTTCTTGCTACGCGACGGTACCTTCAAGACGGTGTCCGAAATCAGTGATTGCGATTGTTCACAAGTTGGCAGATAGGAAGGCAATGAGTTGCGGTCAGAACGGCTACACTGAAGTCCTAGACCGTGTTAGATATTAAAGTGGAGACTTAACCTCTTATATCTTCCCTGTATTGTCATTTTAATTGCACTTACAAACTTGAAGTGTTGTGTctactgagcatgcgcatagcTTGAAGTACTGGTAGACATGTGTGGCTTTAGTTTGTGCTGTACGATATCGATGTCTTTTTTCTCAAAATTGATAATACATCCTTACGTGTTTCTTGTCAACAAGAATTACTCGTTTGGAACAATTGcaagacatgcatgcacgtgatGCAGAGCGGTGGCGTTTCTCAAAGAGTTTCCTGGAAGGCCATGAACGCCTAGCTCTTCTTGGCTGTACGCTAGCTCTACGTCAGGCACGTGCGTGACAAGCTTTTGCTACGTATGGTGAAAGTCGTCACCCTTTTCTTTACAATAGATGATCTCTTAATAGGTTTAATTGTTCTGTAAGCATTCAGGCTCTGTTCTAGTCTATAGTCAAGGTCAATAATCAAGTGGTCCTACCATGATGCACGCATGTTAACTTACAGTATGTTAGTTGCAACAGTTCAGTTGGACAGAATATTTAACTGGTACATTTGTTCAGACAATGTCTGAGTACGTATGCGCCTGATTTCGATTTCGTGCgcctttgtgtttgttgttgttgctgttgttgttgttgctgctgttgttgttattattattgttatttttgttgttcctctcctcttcctcttgttctctctctccctcttcTCTATTAAGACTAAGCGGTGCCCTTGCCAGGGAAGCACGCAGCTTGCTATGCCGTGTGTACGTACGTATACTGATGTGTGCCAGTGTTAGTGCGTTGTTAGTGTGAGAACTCCATTCCACATTAAGTCTTGCAACCCGCTTCCACTGTGACATCTGCAGACGAGTTTGAAGCTTACGATGCAACCTCCAGTGATGAGTTTATCGTACTCTAGGTTCTATCTCTAGAGGTAAATTCACTGGTTCATAGTATGCTTTGTATATCATTAGTGATCGAAACGAAATAGCTTTGTGAGCGATTTAGTACAGTCTGAAATAACTTTACATCTTGCTTCGATGCTGTACATAGTTCTGTTTGAGCGGTATGCTCACATCCGGGAGTCTGTAATGCGGTATCGTGTTACACTACACGCCGTACCGCGGTACGCTCCACATCCAGGAATCTGTAATGCGATATTATACTGTCGTCGTTTCAACTTTGGGTCAGTAGGCTCAGTAGTGTACGAATCATGTAGAAGTCTTATGTCATCAACAGGACTACTCGCAATGTGGCAAATGCGATCTCTATCCCGTACTTCATTACCTCCGACTCTAGGAAAGTCAGCTGCGCTGATTTAAGACTTGCCGTGATATTGTTCTTATGCCTTGCCTTGTTTATGGGACCAAGTTTGGCTCTTACTCTCggtttgctgctgctgtgatTTTGCGTAGGCGTGGTCACAGTCAGATTATTCTTTCTGCAGGTTACCGTTTCCATGGTGATGAGGCAATTGAAGTTTAGGATTTGTGGCCTCAGACAAAAGAGAAaggtaatttattattatatattctAGTCATCAGTTTGACAATTGCAAGGTTTTCAGAGCTTGACTGTTTGTTGAGAACTCCcgtgaattaattaattaatggtccTGGCTAGCCAATATCCCTAGAATTTCTGCGTAGAGATAGTATTGTGACAAAATTTAAATAGTTATATTCACAAACGTTTCCATAAATGACATATAAATCAAAATGTCTCCAAAAACTTTGCAATCCTCTCGAAATAATGTTTGGTGTGAGAGTTATTGCTGTCCAGCTGGTTCCTTGTTCTTGTGTTTCACAT encodes the following:
- the LOC134198531 gene encoding uncharacterized protein LOC134198531, producing the protein MSITSTAAAAQAQAVKKCCSARPLLKKFGPGPNGKPVTVDVGQCAGSCTSSQFYWDSKPIGGDDRYTGQEPSSPSPLFLASSYLTGRPLNLFFDSTPIPIDRIFGHTIKLPFNCRDVTRIKLKFCLNASRSSLTTTDHIAIWDPQPGNDLALWAPRLTTLYGQWNPNDNGCLEQTFSAGDLTGVVEYVNTYRELNVGVDDDTGVNYLQLQVWYDRLPKVCQPAKTTKVKVALATGVQTVDKILECECSTSKVGPCSRKPKPKLEVFFHNSVFEQTVDVGRCVGHCSFVFVPWWPAEKSYDVVVLATDPTNATRKINQTILAPQRDLKCQPYRTKEVTIRGPNGPICVEMIDECRCNDNCYKMAHFQEFVEVIRLNNQLTAERRRIFNIGKCVGACSNDGRDDGVMYLDDDCPFKCIPTRYINHKPFLLRDGTFKTVSEISDCDCSQVGR